In Pseudoalteromonas sp. NC201, a single window of DNA contains:
- a CDS encoding TIGR03503 family protein: protein MNLKQLILGFVLLVSTVVGAQTPQITMLQRDGKVNEIPLLDNRFRIDYNIEEITLLFFRAPGAPAVVLVKPDGSKYYATSSLDNDALRWYDEVSYDLIILKNPTPGPWQVIGQIQKNSRIMVLGDIELEVEALPPLLFRGEVLKVTGRVTNDGKQIDVGYFRDVVTLYVEFSSTNNDEYANFGAGTQSVTDFKDDGREFDERPLDGIFTGEFKLNFPAGEWQPEFFIETPILKRRVIKSPIVIAEPPFNFELMLAGENELEHGLTITIDDTVVKPETILLQGKIFYPNGEEQMFTLDAEERLYRQLPIKNYDWGRYSVEISVFGENINGREFMATLPNYNFEIERPIEKVPELEAAALPAVIQPEPEPEPTISTALLVSIIVAGNLVVLLLGWLAIRVLVQKKPIRLKVPMPKNPFKKTEEVIDLDDLGPSENNAAGNGSKNDKSGDILNLSMKDN, encoded by the coding sequence ATGAATCTAAAACAGCTTATCTTGGGGTTTGTACTGCTAGTAAGTACGGTTGTTGGCGCTCAAACACCACAGATAACGATGTTGCAGCGGGACGGTAAGGTAAATGAAATCCCTCTTTTAGATAACCGTTTTCGTATTGATTATAATATTGAAGAGATCACTTTACTGTTTTTTCGCGCCCCAGGCGCTCCCGCCGTGGTACTTGTGAAGCCTGATGGTAGTAAATATTATGCGACCAGTTCACTGGATAATGATGCACTACGATGGTATGACGAAGTCAGTTATGACTTGATCATTCTAAAGAACCCAACGCCAGGCCCTTGGCAAGTCATCGGACAGATCCAAAAAAACAGCCGCATAATGGTGCTTGGTGACATTGAACTCGAAGTTGAAGCTTTGCCCCCGCTATTATTCCGTGGTGAAGTGCTGAAGGTAACAGGGCGCGTGACTAATGATGGCAAACAGATAGATGTGGGTTACTTCCGGGATGTCGTGACTTTGTATGTGGAGTTCTCTAGTACCAATAACGATGAATATGCCAACTTTGGTGCAGGTACGCAAAGCGTGACCGACTTTAAAGATGATGGCCGAGAGTTTGATGAAAGACCCTTGGATGGAATTTTTACTGGTGAGTTTAAATTAAACTTTCCTGCGGGAGAGTGGCAGCCTGAATTTTTCATAGAAACGCCCATTCTAAAAAGAAGAGTGATCAAATCACCTATTGTTATCGCTGAGCCGCCATTCAACTTTGAATTGATGCTAGCGGGTGAAAACGAGCTTGAACATGGCCTTACTATTACGATAGACGACACGGTTGTGAAACCTGAGACCATATTGCTACAGGGTAAAATCTTTTACCCTAATGGTGAAGAGCAGATGTTTACCTTAGATGCAGAAGAACGGCTTTATCGTCAGCTGCCAATCAAGAATTATGATTGGGGGCGTTATAGTGTAGAAATCTCCGTATTTGGTGAAAATATCAATGGCCGTGAGTTTATGGCAACGTTGCCAAACTACAATTTTGAAATTGAAAGACCCATTGAAAAAGTGCCTGAATTGGAAGCCGCTGCGTTACCGGCAGTGATACAACCCGAGCCAGAACCAGAGCCGACTATAAGTACAGCGCTATTAGTCAGTATTATTGTTGCTGGTAACTTAGTTGTATTATTGCTCGGTTGGTTAGCCATTCGTGTTCTGGTGCAAAAAAAGCCAATTAGACTAAAAGTACCAATGCCAAAGAATCCATTTAAGAAAACCGAAGAAGTCATTGATCTTGATGATTTAGGACCATCTGAAAATAACGCAGCAGGGAATGGTTCAAAAAATGATAAATCAGGTGATATTTTGAACCTTTCAATGAAAGATAACTAA
- a CDS encoding polyprenyl synthetase family protein — MMDDMDVVKQPNDVLEGKSWLSFRKRIDDEILKEMDKVRFLNIYQPICDALQGGKRIRAILVLMANQVYDKPQESASDAMKVAVAIEMLHAAALVHDDIMDNSDYRRNEPTIYKKYGTDTAILAGNFLISLAFKLANSVKAKYAAGCSLYLCDICMELVDGQLLDINAFDTEDLDSYYKLIDGKTSSIISLPMKILGVINENEQLSQHLFDYAREVARILQILDDFYDAFIGDEKTSKTPGLDRLNGKKTIVDLVSNKDDLKSMTRTQVKKAIQVTLAEHREAAHALLARIDTPNTQALSDLDAYVWHMLTKYTI, encoded by the coding sequence ATGATGGATGATATGGACGTAGTTAAGCAACCAAATGATGTTTTGGAAGGGAAATCTTGGTTATCTTTTAGAAAAAGAATTGATGATGAAATCTTAAAAGAAATGGACAAGGTTCGTTTTTTAAATATCTATCAACCGATTTGTGATGCTCTTCAAGGTGGTAAACGTATTCGAGCGATTTTGGTTCTCATGGCCAACCAAGTATATGACAAACCTCAAGAATCTGCTTCTGATGCAATGAAAGTTGCTGTTGCTATTGAAATGTTACACGCGGCAGCGTTAGTACATGATGATATTATGGATAATTCTGATTATCGTCGTAATGAGCCAACAATTTACAAAAAATATGGTACCGATACTGCCATTTTGGCTGGTAACTTTCTTATTAGTCTGGCATTTAAATTGGCTAATTCTGTTAAGGCAAAATATGCTGCAGGTTGCAGTTTGTATTTGTGTGATATTTGCATGGAATTAGTTGATGGTCAGCTATTGGATATTAATGCTTTTGATACCGAAGATCTCGATAGTTATTATAAACTCATTGATGGTAAAACTTCCTCGATTATCTCTCTTCCGATGAAAATTCTTGGTGTGATTAATGAAAATGAACAGCTTAGTCAGCATTTGTTTGATTACGCCCGAGAAGTTGCTCGTATTTTGCAGATTCTAGATGATTTTTATGATGCCTTTATTGGTGATGAGAAAACAAGTAAAACGCCGGGGCTTGATCGGTTAAATGGTAAAAAGACTATTGTGGATTTGGTCAGTAACAAAGATGACTTAAAATCAATGACCAGAACACAAGTGAAAAAGGCGATTCAAGTGACTCTTGCTGAACATCGAGAGGCGGCACATGCTCTTCTTGCTCGAATCGATACTCCAAATACTCAAGCGCTGAGTGACTTAGATGCTTACGTTTGGCATATGTTGACTAAGTATACGATTTAG